In Bacteriovorax stolpii, a single genomic region encodes these proteins:
- the rpsG gene encoding 30S ribosomal protein S7, giving the protein MSRKRKADVREVLPDPVYQDIVITKFMNTLMIGGKKSVAEKIFYGALEVVQEKTGEEPLKVFKKALSNIKPAVEVKSRRIGGATYQIPVEVRPARRQSLALRWLKEYSSARSGKTMVQKLADEIIDASQNRGGSVKKREDVYKMAEANKAFAHLKW; this is encoded by the coding sequence ATGAGTAGAAAAAGAAAAGCGGACGTCAGAGAAGTACTTCCTGATCCAGTTTACCAAGACATCGTTATCACAAAGTTCATGAACACACTTATGATCGGTGGTAAAAAATCTGTAGCAGAAAAAATCTTCTACGGAGCTCTTGAAGTAGTTCAAGAAAAAACAGGCGAAGAGCCTCTAAAAGTTTTCAAAAAAGCTCTATCGAACATTAAGCCAGCTGTAGAAGTAAAGTCTCGCCGTATCGGTGGTGCTACTTACCAAATCCCAGTTGAAGTTCGTCCAGCTCGTCGTCAATCACTAGCACTTCGTTGGTTAAAAGAATATTCTTCAGCTAGAAGTGGTAAGACTATGGTTCAGAAGCTTGCTGATGAAATCATCGATGCTTCTCAAAACCGTGGTGGATCTGTTAAGAAACGTGAAGACGTTTACAAAATGGCAGAAGCTAACAAGGCTTTCGCTCACCTTAAATGGTAG
- the rpsL gene encoding 30S ribosomal protein S12, which produces MPTINQLIRKGREDKYSKTKSPALKSCPQRRGVCVRVYTTTPKKPNSAMRKVCRVKLTSGFEVTSYIGGEGHNLQEHSIVLIRGGRVKDLPGVRYHTIRGALDATGVDKRRQGRSKYGAKRPKK; this is translated from the coding sequence ATGCCTACAATTAATCAGTTAATCAGAAAGGGTCGCGAGGATAAGTACTCGAAAACTAAATCGCCAGCTTTAAAATCATGTCCTCAAAGACGTGGAGTTTGCGTGAGAGTTTATACAACGACTCCAAAGAAGCCAAACTCAGCTATGAGAAAGGTATGTAGAGTAAAGCTTACTTCAGGATTTGAAGTAACTTCATATATCGGTGGAGAAGGTCACAACCTTCAAGAGCACAGTATCGTTCTAATCCGTGGAGGAAGAGTAAAAGATCTTCCAGGGGTTCGTTACCATACTATCCGTGGAGCTCTAGATGCGACTGGTGTTGATAAGAGACGCCAAGGTCGTTCTAAGTACGGCGCGAAAAGACCTAAGAAATAA
- the rpoC gene encoding DNA-directed RNA polymerase subunit beta' — protein MKDLLNFFDKPKDPISVEAVSIRMASPDTIREWSFGEVKKPETINYRTFKPERDGLFCAKIFGPIKDYECICGKYKRMKHRGVVCEKCGVEVTLSKVRRERQGHIELAAPVAHIWFLRSLPSRLGALLDLTLKELERVLYYEAYVVTSSATDNVDGGLEVGRVISEQQYQELKEQGIEFEAGMGGQTIKELLRKIDMDITNKELRRALAAATTEMARAKVIKRLKVVESILKSENKPEWFMMDVIPVLPPDLRPLVPLEAGRFATSDLNDLYRRVINRNNRLRRLKELNAPEIIIRNEKRMLQEAVDALFDNGRRGKVFTGANKRPLRSLSDMLKGKQGRFRQNLLGKRVDYSGRSVIVVGPSLRLHQCGLPKLMALELFKPFIYNKLIEKGHCTTIKVAKKMVDQQKQEVWDILEEAVQEHPVLLNRAPTLHRLGIQAFEPILIEGKAIQLHPLVCTAFNADFDGDQMAVHVPLSIEAQIECRILAMSTNNILSPKDGTPIVVPSQDIVLGLYYMTRIRPYARGYNKVFASKEEAQFAYHSGNLHLQAPIKVRIDGQMIETTVGRTFVWDAVPKCLKYTDINQILGKKELGKLIDHAYRVGTEKDTVMLADAIMRLGYEYATKAGISINVNDMTIPAEKAGILAEAHKEVSKITEEYNEGSITDGERYNKIVDVWAQTNERLTKVVIERISTQTFTSEDGKETMNAPSFNSLYMMANSGARGSTQQIRQLGGMRGLMAKPSGEIIETPITSNFREGLSVLEYFTSTHGARKGLADTALKTANSGYLTRRLVDVAQDGIIRNVDCNATDGITLTSRIEAGEVVEHVAERAMGRVTAQAIMSGSGTEVFPRNYMLTEKDLKVLKEQEVDQIKVRSVLTCKERHGFCAYCFGRDLARGKLVSIGETVGVIAAQSIGEPGTQLTMRTFHVGGTATAGAQVNKTEVRTAGVIHLENVVSVVNNEGVTIVMNKNGELVVKDARGVEKERYPVVYGSKIFFKQGQEVSVGDRVLEWDPFAIPVLTEVSGTVKYEDLIVGSTVNEQVDAVTGLSHRVVTESKNPSLQPRIVIVDDNGSPILVPGTKRYAAYRLQVGASIIVSEGDKVDAGTAVSKVQRETTKTKDITGGLPRVAELFEARKPQNAAQISDISGTIEFGTELRGNRRIIVRPEDGSDPMTYVVPKGRYVVVNEGDYIRAGEPIMDGPSNPHDILRVLGVKALARYIVDEIQEVYRLQGVKIDDKHIEVIASQMLKKVEITNAGDSTYVTGDSVTRGELDEVNERLIAAGEKPAEAAPLLLGITKASLTTESFISAASFQETTKVLTQAALEGKSDALRGLKENVIMGRLIPAGSGIPRYRNYEAVMSEDEVSSAASLSF, from the coding sequence ATGAAAGACTTGTTAAACTTTTTTGATAAGCCGAAAGATCCAATCAGCGTAGAAGCTGTTTCGATCAGAATGGCGTCTCCAGATACAATCAGAGAATGGTCTTTTGGTGAAGTAAAGAAACCAGAGACAATTAACTATCGTACTTTCAAGCCAGAGAGAGATGGTCTTTTCTGTGCAAAAATCTTTGGACCAATCAAAGATTACGAATGTATTTGTGGAAAATACAAGAGAATGAAGCACAGAGGAGTAGTGTGCGAGAAGTGTGGTGTTGAAGTAACTCTTTCGAAAGTTAGACGTGAAAGACAAGGTCACATTGAACTAGCAGCTCCAGTAGCTCACATTTGGTTCCTAAGATCACTTCCATCTCGTTTGGGAGCTCTTCTTGACCTTACTTTAAAAGAACTTGAAAGAGTTCTTTACTATGAAGCATACGTTGTAACTTCTTCAGCTACTGACAATGTTGACGGTGGTCTTGAAGTTGGTCGCGTAATTTCTGAACAACAATACCAAGAGCTAAAAGAACAAGGAATCGAGTTTGAAGCTGGTATGGGTGGACAGACGATTAAAGAACTTCTTAGAAAAATCGATATGGACATTACGAACAAAGAACTTCGTCGTGCCCTAGCAGCAGCCACAACAGAAATGGCCCGCGCTAAAGTTATCAAGAGACTTAAAGTTGTTGAATCAATCTTAAAGTCTGAGAACAAGCCTGAATGGTTCATGATGGATGTTATTCCAGTTCTACCACCAGATCTTCGTCCTCTAGTTCCTCTTGAAGCAGGACGTTTTGCAACTTCAGATCTTAACGATCTTTACCGTCGTGTAATCAACAGAAATAACCGTCTAAGAAGACTAAAAGAGCTTAACGCTCCAGAAATCATCATCCGTAACGAAAAGAGAATGCTTCAAGAAGCAGTAGATGCTCTATTTGATAACGGTCGTCGTGGTAAAGTGTTCACAGGAGCTAACAAGCGTCCTCTAAGATCACTATCTGACATGCTAAAAGGTAAGCAAGGACGTTTCCGTCAAAACCTACTTGGTAAGCGTGTTGACTACTCTGGACGTTCGGTAATCGTAGTAGGTCCAAGCCTAAGACTGCACCAGTGTGGTCTTCCAAAGCTTATGGCCCTGGAACTTTTCAAACCGTTCATTTACAACAAACTAATTGAAAAAGGTCACTGTACTACTATTAAAGTAGCTAAGAAGATGGTTGACCAACAAAAGCAAGAAGTTTGGGATATCCTGGAAGAAGCTGTACAAGAGCACCCGGTACTACTTAACCGTGCACCAACTCTACACAGACTTGGTATCCAGGCATTCGAGCCAATCCTTATCGAAGGTAAAGCGATCCAACTTCACCCTCTAGTATGTACAGCGTTCAACGCTGACTTCGACGGTGACCAGATGGCCGTTCACGTTCCTCTATCGATTGAAGCTCAGATCGAATGTCGTATTCTAGCTATGTCTACAAACAACATTCTTTCTCCAAAAGACGGAACACCAATCGTTGTTCCTTCTCAGGATATCGTTCTTGGCCTTTACTACATGACAAGAATTAGACCTTACGCTCGTGGATACAACAAAGTATTCGCGTCTAAGGAAGAAGCACAGTTCGCTTACCACTCAGGTAACCTTCACCTTCAAGCGCCAATTAAAGTTCGTATCGACGGGCAAATGATTGAGACAACTGTTGGTCGTACGTTCGTATGGGACGCGGTACCTAAGTGTCTTAAGTACACTGACATCAACCAGATCCTTGGTAAAAAAGAACTAGGGAAGCTGATTGACCACGCTTACCGTGTTGGTACAGAGAAAGATACAGTTATGCTAGCTGACGCTATCATGAGACTTGGATACGAGTACGCGACAAAAGCGGGTATCTCGATCAACGTTAACGACATGACAATTCCAGCTGAAAAAGCGGGAATTCTAGCTGAAGCTCATAAAGAAGTTTCAAAAATCACTGAAGAATATAACGAAGGTTCTATTACTGATGGTGAACGTTACAACAAAATCGTCGACGTTTGGGCACAAACAAACGAGCGCCTTACAAAAGTAGTTATCGAGCGTATTTCGACTCAAACTTTCACGTCTGAAGATGGTAAAGAGACTATGAATGCTCCATCATTCAACTCTCTATACATGATGGCGAACTCTGGAGCCAGAGGTTCTACTCAGCAGATCAGACAGCTTGGAGGGATGAGAGGTCTAATGGCGAAGCCATCTGGAGAGATCATCGAGACGCCAATTACTTCTAACTTCCGTGAAGGTCTATCAGTACTTGAATACTTCACATCTACTCACGGTGCTCGTAAAGGTCTAGCCGATACAGCTCTAAAGACTGCGAACTCAGGGTACCTGACTCGTCGTCTAGTTGACGTAGCTCAAGACGGGATCATCAGAAACGTTGACTGTAACGCAACTGACGGAATCACGCTTACATCAAGAATCGAAGCTGGAGAAGTTGTTGAGCACGTTGCTGAAAGAGCAATGGGCCGTGTAACTGCTCAAGCGATTATGTCTGGCTCAGGAACTGAAGTTTTCCCAAGAAACTACATGCTGACTGAAAAAGACCTAAAAGTTCTTAAAGAACAAGAAGTCGATCAGATTAAAGTTAGATCAGTTCTAACTTGTAAAGAGAGACACGGCTTCTGTGCATACTGTTTTGGTCGCGACCTTGCTCGCGGAAAGTTAGTTTCAATCGGTGAAACAGTTGGTGTAATTGCTGCTCAGTCAATCGGGGAGCCAGGTACACAGCTTACGATGAGAACTTTCCACGTTGGGGGAACTGCAACTGCAGGTGCTCAAGTAAACAAAACTGAAGTTCGTACGGCCGGTGTTATCCACCTTGAAAACGTAGTTTCTGTTGTTAATAACGAAGGTGTTACTATCGTTATGAACAAAAACGGAGAGCTTGTTGTAAAAGACGCTCGCGGAGTTGAGAAGGAAAGATACCCAGTAGTTTACGGATCGAAAATTTTCTTCAAACAAGGTCAGGAAGTTTCGGTAGGGGATAGAGTACTTGAATGGGATCCATTCGCTATTCCAGTTCTTACTGAAGTATCAGGGACAGTTAAATACGAAGATCTAATTGTTGGATCTACAGTTAACGAGCAAGTGGATGCGGTTACAGGTCTATCTCACAGAGTTGTAACAGAATCTAAAAACCCATCTCTTCAACCACGTATCGTGATTGTTGATGATAACGGTTCTCCAATTCTTGTTCCAGGAACGAAGAGATACGCAGCTTACCGTCTACAAGTCGGAGCTTCGATCATCGTATCTGAAGGTGACAAGGTTGATGCAGGTACAGCGGTTTCAAAAGTTCAACGTGAAACAACGAAGACTAAGGATATTACCGGAGGTCTTCCGCGCGTTGCTGAACTTTTCGAAGCACGTAAACCACAAAACGCTGCTCAAATCTCTGACATCTCAGGAACAATTGAGTTTGGTACTGAGTTAAGAGGAAACAGAAGAATCATCGTTCGTCCAGAAGACGGATCAGATCCAATGACATACGTAGTTCCAAAAGGACGTTACGTAGTTGTTAACGAAGGTGACTATATCCGTGCAGGGGAACCAATCATGGATGGACCATCTAACCCACACGATATTTTACGTGTACTTGGGGTTAAAGCTCTTGCTCGTTACATTGTTGACGAAATCCAAGAAGTTTACCGCCTACAAGGGGTTAAGATCGATGATAAACACATTGAGGTCATTGCTTCTCAAATGTTAAAGAAAGTTGAAATCACTAACGCTGGTGACTCTACTTACGTAACTGGGGATTCAGTAACTCGCGGTGAGCTTGATGAAGTAAATGAAAGACTTATTGCTGCAGGCGAGAAACCAGCAGAAGCGGCACCGCTTCTACTAGGGATCACAAAAGCATCTTTAACGACAGAGTCATTTATCTCTGCAGCTTCTTTCCAGGAAACGACAAAGGTTCTTACTCAAGCTGCGCTTGAAGGAAAATCTGATGCTCTTCGTGGATTGAAAGAAAACGTTATTATGGGACGCCTAATTCCAGCAGGGTCGGGTATTCCAAGATATAGAAACTATGAGGCCGTAATGAGCGAAGACGAAGTATCGTCAGCAGCTTCATTATCATTTTAA
- the rpoB gene encoding DNA-directed RNA polymerase subunit beta: MTQVFSPNEWFRKTFSNTPAVLDTPPLMKLQVNSYEDFLQKDVPPAKRIDLGLQQVFKSVFPIYDFNKTVSLEFVSYSLEEPKYTVKECRQRGLSYEAPLKVVVRLVFFDVSVDRDGAEQRTVSSVKEQEVYLGNIPLMAETGSFVYNGTERVIVSQLHRSPGIIFEHDNGKKHSSGKLLYSARIIPHRGSWLDFEFDHKNILFARIDRKRKLHASVVLKAMGYSTSELLKEFYQMETISFNKDGSYSRKLDFNLLVGTRANADILDKSGNAIVKKGKKYTKASVKKMEDSKITELPAELEEVVGKVLAEDIFNEKTGEVICLANEALSEAKIHDLVKAGVKEVNVLYIDMINFGDQIRNTLLIDKTETKEDALIKIFERLRPGEPPTVEAASQLFENLFFNKEKYDLSKVGRMKINYKFGMNIPVEETVLTRRDILTTVQYLVELNNGKGKVDDIDHLGNRRVRAVGELLENQFRVGLVRMERAVKERMAIQEIETMMPYDLVNQKPVAAAVKEFFGSSQLSQFMDQTNPLSEVTHKRRLSALGPGGLTRERAGFEVRDVHPTHYGRMCPVETPEGPNIGLITSLATYARVSEYGFIETPYQVVNEDRTISAPKYFSAFEEEGKVIAQLEAKYVDGKKIVGDAIAARSAGDFTVVGANEVQLMDVSPTQMISIATSLIPFLEHDDANRALMGSNMMRQAVPVVRTDAPIVGTGVEQIIARDSGAIVYAKEGGRVIFVDSNRIVIQRDNFSEGESGVDVYKLTKYQRTNQNTCNNQKALVKEGDKVLKGMVIADGPATQLGDLALGQNVLVAFMPWGGYNYEDSILINENILARDVFTSVHIESFEIEARDTKLGKEEITRDIPNVSEEALKDLDEAGIIRVGAIIKPGDILVGKITPKGESQLSPEEKLLKAIFGDKAGDVKDTSLRVPSSVRGTVIDAKVYTREGVELDARSKEIIDHETTLIRRDERIEIKAIQTSAIQKIAEMFKGAKTTDKLISEDGTTELLGKGVAVTGEILASIPFELIGYLPLEAALEEKLSEYFADVRNRITRVRQKANDEIAKLHKGDELPPGVIKKVMVYVAIKRKLQPGDKMAGRHGNKGVISNVVTAEDMPYLADGTPVEIVLNPLGVPSRMNIGQLLELHLGWAGRGLGEKIKTMMEEKAKVNELKDFIFKIYKTKEVEAWLKSASDERVIEVAEQLSTGVRFSTSVFDGASEEDIKDMLELGDLDRSGKTTLFDGKTGDVFSEDVTVGAMYMLKLHHLVDEKIHARSTGPYSLVTQQPLGGKAQFGGQRLGEMEVWALEAYGAAYTLQEFLTVKSDDVIGRTRMYESIVKGEQVLEPGLPESFNVLIRELQALCLDIKLEENTEEESTFN; this comes from the coding sequence ATGACTCAGGTTTTTTCACCTAACGAATGGTTTCGCAAGACCTTTTCAAATACTCCAGCAGTATTAGATACCCCGCCATTAATGAAGTTACAGGTAAACTCTTACGAAGATTTTCTTCAAAAAGACGTTCCACCTGCAAAGAGAATTGACCTTGGTCTTCAACAAGTTTTCAAGTCAGTTTTTCCAATTTACGACTTTAACAAAACTGTTTCTCTAGAGTTCGTTTCATACTCTCTAGAAGAACCTAAATATACAGTAAAAGAATGCCGTCAAAGAGGTCTTTCATACGAAGCTCCTCTTAAAGTAGTTGTTCGCCTTGTTTTCTTCGACGTAAGCGTTGACAGAGACGGAGCTGAGCAAAGAACTGTTTCTTCGGTAAAAGAACAAGAAGTTTACCTAGGAAACATTCCACTAATGGCCGAAACAGGGTCATTTGTTTACAACGGAACTGAGAGAGTAATCGTATCTCAGCTACACAGATCTCCAGGGATCATTTTCGAACACGACAACGGAAAAAAACACTCTTCTGGAAAACTTCTATATTCAGCAAGAATCATTCCTCACAGAGGTTCTTGGCTAGATTTCGAATTCGACCACAAGAACATTCTATTCGCTCGTATCGATAGAAAGAGAAAGCTTCACGCTTCTGTAGTTCTTAAGGCGATGGGATACTCTACATCTGAACTTCTAAAAGAGTTCTACCAGATGGAAACAATCTCATTCAACAAAGATGGTTCATACTCTAGAAAACTAGACTTCAACCTACTTGTTGGGACAAGAGCAAACGCTGACATTCTTGATAAATCAGGAAACGCGATTGTTAAAAAAGGTAAAAAATATACAAAAGCTTCTGTAAAGAAGATGGAAGATTCAAAAATCACTGAACTTCCAGCTGAGCTTGAAGAAGTTGTTGGTAAAGTATTAGCAGAAGATATCTTCAACGAAAAAACAGGTGAAGTAATCTGTCTTGCTAACGAAGCTCTTTCTGAAGCAAAAATCCACGATTTAGTTAAAGCTGGTGTAAAAGAAGTTAATGTTCTTTACATCGACATGATCAACTTCGGGGACCAAATCAGAAACACTCTTCTTATCGATAAAACAGAAACGAAAGAAGATGCTCTAATTAAAATTTTCGAAAGATTAAGACCAGGTGAACCTCCAACGGTTGAAGCTGCGTCTCAACTTTTTGAAAACCTTTTCTTCAATAAAGAAAAATATGACCTGTCGAAAGTTGGTCGTATGAAAATCAACTACAAATTCGGAATGAACATTCCAGTAGAAGAAACAGTTCTTACAAGAAGAGATATCCTAACTACTGTTCAATACCTGGTAGAACTTAACAACGGTAAAGGGAAAGTCGATGATATCGATCACCTTGGTAACCGTCGTGTAAGAGCTGTAGGTGAACTACTAGAAAACCAATTCAGAGTTGGTCTAGTAAGAATGGAAAGAGCGGTTAAAGAAAGAATGGCAATTCAAGAAATTGAAACAATGATGCCATACGATCTAGTTAACCAAAAACCAGTAGCTGCTGCTGTAAAAGAATTTTTCGGTTCTTCTCAGCTTTCTCAGTTCATGGATCAAACAAACCCACTTTCTGAAGTAACTCACAAGAGAAGACTTTCAGCTCTTGGGCCAGGGGGTCTAACTCGTGAGCGCGCTGGTTTCGAAGTACGTGACGTACACCCTACTCACTACGGAAGAATGTGTCCGGTAGAAACACCGGAAGGACCAAACATCGGTCTAATCACATCTCTTGCTACATACGCTCGCGTTTCTGAGTATGGTTTCATTGAAACTCCATACCAAGTAGTAAACGAAGACAGAACGATTTCAGCTCCAAAATACTTCTCGGCTTTCGAAGAAGAAGGAAAAGTTATTGCTCAGCTTGAAGCTAAGTACGTTGACGGTAAAAAAATCGTTGGTGATGCTATCGCTGCTCGTTCAGCTGGTGACTTTACTGTAGTAGGTGCAAACGAAGTTCAGTTAATGGACGTTTCTCCAACTCAGATGATCTCGATTGCTACATCACTTATTCCATTCCTTGAGCACGACGATGCCAACCGTGCGCTAATGGGATCGAACATGATGAGACAGGCAGTACCAGTTGTTAGAACTGATGCTCCTATTGTTGGTACTGGTGTTGAGCAAATTATCGCTCGTGACTCTGGTGCAATCGTTTATGCAAAAGAAGGTGGACGTGTAATCTTCGTTGACTCTAACAGAATCGTTATCCAAAGAGATAACTTCTCTGAAGGTGAGTCTGGAGTAGACGTTTATAAACTTACAAAATACCAACGTACTAACCAAAATACTTGTAACAACCAAAAAGCCCTAGTTAAAGAAGGGGACAAGGTTCTAAAAGGAATGGTTATTGCTGACGGTCCAGCTACTCAGCTGGGAGACCTTGCCCTTGGACAAAACGTTCTAGTAGCGTTCATGCCATGGGGTGGATATAACTACGAGGACTCGATCCTAATCAACGAAAACATTCTTGCAAGAGACGTGTTTACATCTGTTCACATCGAAAGCTTTGAAATCGAAGCTCGTGATACAAAATTAGGTAAAGAAGAAATCACTCGCGATATTCCAAACGTTTCTGAAGAGGCCCTAAAAGACCTTGATGAAGCTGGTATTATTCGCGTTGGTGCGATCATTAAGCCAGGGGATATCCTTGTTGGTAAGATCACTCCAAAAGGTGAGTCTCAACTTTCTCCAGAAGAAAAACTTCTTAAAGCTATCTTCGGGGATAAAGCTGGGGACGTAAAAGATACATCACTTCGCGTACCTTCATCAGTTCGCGGAACTGTAATCGACGCTAAAGTTTACACTCGCGAAGGTGTTGAACTGGACGCTCGTTCAAAAGAAATCATCGACCACGAAACGACACTAATCCGTCGTGACGAAAGAATCGAGATTAAAGCTATCCAAACATCAGCAATCCAAAAGATCGCTGAAATGTTCAAAGGGGCGAAGACGACAGATAAACTTATCTCAGAAGACGGGACAACTGAACTTCTTGGAAAAGGTGTAGCTGTTACAGGTGAAATCCTGGCTTCAATTCCTTTCGAACTAATCGGTTACTTACCTCTAGAAGCTGCTCTTGAAGAAAAACTTTCTGAGTACTTCGCTGACGTAAGAAACAGAATCACTAGAGTTCGTCAAAAAGCTAACGATGAAATCGCGAAACTACACAAAGGTGACGAGTTACCTCCTGGAGTAATCAAGAAGGTAATGGTTTACGTAGCGATTAAGAGAAAGCTTCAGCCTGGTGATAAAATGGCCGGCCGTCACGGAAACAAAGGGGTTATCTCTAATGTTGTTACCGCAGAAGATATGCCATACCTTGCAGATGGAACTCCAGTTGAAATCGTTCTTAACCCACTAGGGGTACCTTCACGTATGAACATCGGTCAGCTTCTTGAGCTACACCTTGGATGGGCAGGACGTGGTCTTGGTGAAAAAATTAAGACGATGATGGAAGAAAAAGCAAAAGTTAATGAGCTGAAAGATTTCATCTTTAAAATCTACAAAACTAAAGAAGTAGAAGCTTGGTTAAAATCAGCTTCTGACGAAAGAGTTATTGAAGTAGCTGAACAACTTTCAACAGGTGTTCGTTTCTCTACAAGTGTATTCGATGGTGCTTCTGAAGAAGATATCAAAGATATGCTTGAACTTGGTGACCTTGATAGATCAGGGAAGACAACATTATTCGACGGAAAAACTGGTGACGTATTCTCGGAAGACGTAACAGTTGGTGCGATGTACATGTTAAAACTTCACCACCTTGTTGATGAAAAGATCCACGCTCGTTCTACTGGACCATACTCTCTAGTAACTCAGCAGCCACTTGGTGGTAAGGCTCAGTTCGGGGGGCAACGTCTTGGAGAGATGGAAGTTTGGGCACTTGAAGCATACGGAGCTGCTTACACGTTACAAGAATTCTTAACTGTAAAATCTGATGACGTTATCGGACGTACAAGAATGTATGAATCGATCGTAAAAGGTGAGCAGGTTCTTGAACCAGGATTACCTGAGTCGTTTAACGTTCTAATCAGAGAGCTTCAAGCTCTATGTCTAGACATTAAACTAGAAGAGAACACAGAAGAAGAAAGCACTTTTAACTAA
- the rplL gene encoding 50S ribosomal protein L7/L12 encodes MSVTNEQLIEHISKMSVLDLANLVKELETKFGVSAAPVAVAGAAGPAAAVEEQTEFTVVLADGGDKKINVIKEIRTITGLGLKEAKDLVEGAPKTVKEGLSKADAEAIKKTLEGAGAKVELK; translated from the coding sequence ATGAGCGTAACTAATGAACAACTAATCGAGCACATCTCTAAAATGTCAGTTCTTGACCTAGCTAACCTAGTAAAAGAACTAGAAACAAAATTCGGTGTATCAGCAGCTCCTGTTGCTGTTGCTGGTGCTGCTGGTCCAGCTGCTGCAGTTGAAGAACAAACTGAATTCACAGTTGTTCTAGCTGACGGTGGAGACAAGAAAATTAACGTAATTAAAGAAATCCGTACAATCACTGGTCTTGGTCTAAAAGAAGCTAAAGATCTAGTTGAAGGTGCTCCAAAGACTGTTAAAGAAGGTCTTTCAAAAGCTGACGCTGAAGCAATCAAGAAAACTCTTGAAGGTGCTGGAGCTAAGGTTGAACTTAAGTAA
- the rplJ gene encoding 50S ribosomal protein L10 produces the protein MLNRSEKDAIIQDLKTDIGRAKAIFLTNLIGITSNDAVSVRKAVRDNNGKMVVTRNTLFKKAAAGTPVEALVADLHGPHALAFAFEDPAAVAKSLKEAGASLELVDLKGGVLDGQMLSKAQVKQLADLPSRDQMLGTLLATFLAPVSAFARVLFAIQEKKEKGELA, from the coding sequence ATGCTTAACCGTTCGGAGAAAGATGCAATCATCCAAGATCTGAAAACAGATATTGGTCGTGCTAAAGCAATCTTTCTTACAAACCTAATCGGTATTACATCAAATGATGCCGTTAGCGTAAGAAAAGCAGTTCGCGATAACAACGGAAAAATGGTTGTTACAAGAAACACGCTTTTCAAAAAAGCTGCAGCAGGGACACCTGTTGAAGCTCTAGTTGCTGATCTTCATGGACCACACGCTCTTGCGTTTGCGTTCGAAGACCCAGCTGCAGTAGCAAAATCTTTAAAGGAAGCAGGAGCTAGTTTAGAGCTTGTGGATCTTAAAGGTGGAGTACTTGATGGACAAATGCTTTCTAAAGCTCAAGTAAAACAACTTGCGGACCTTCCTTCAAGAGACCAAATGCTTGGTACTCTTCTTGCGACGTTCTTAGCACCAGTTTCTGCTTTTGCTAGAGTACTATTTGCTATCCAAGAGAAGAAAGAAAAAGGCGAACTAGCTTAA
- the rplA gene encoding 50S ribosomal protein L1, which translates to MQKPGKRYAEAAKKIDRTKVYSSDEAIKLAKEAKSAKFDETVDLAFRLGVDPRHADQMIRGALALPSGTGKSVTVVAITSGSKVDEATAAGADFAGGDDIITKIAGGWLDFDRVIASPDMMSKLGKVARLLGPRGLMPNPKLGTVTTDIAGAVKEQKAGKVEYRTEKTGIVHIPIGKSSFTVEQLKANYAAVLTAIVKAKPASAKGTYIKSLTLSTTMGPGIKIDTVEAFNAV; encoded by the coding sequence ATGCAAAAGCCGGGAAAGCGTTACGCAGAAGCCGCAAAGAAGATCGATAGAACTAAAGTCTATTCATCTGACGAAGCTATTAAGCTAGCTAAAGAAGCAAAATCAGCAAAATTCGATGAAACAGTTGATCTAGCGTTCAGACTAGGGGTTGACCCACGTCACGCTGATCAAATGATCAGAGGAGCTCTAGCTCTTCCATCAGGTACAGGTAAGTCTGTAACTGTTGTTGCGATCACTTCAGGGTCAAAAGTTGATGAAGCTACAGCTGCTGGTGCAGACTTCGCAGGTGGAGATGATATCATCACAAAAATCGCAGGTGGATGGCTAGATTTCGACCGCGTAATCGCATCTCCAGACATGATGAGTAAGCTTGGTAAAGTTGCTCGTCTTCTTGGGCCACGTGGTTTAATGCCAAACCCAAAACTTGGAACTGTTACAACTGATATCGCTGGAGCTGTAAAAGAGCAAAAAGCAGGTAAAGTTGAGTACAGAACTGAGAAAACAGGTATCGTTCATATTCCAATCGGGAAATCTTCTTTCACTGTTGAGCAACTTAAGGCTAACTACGCGGCAGTTCTTACTGCAATCGTAAAAGCTAAGCCAGCTTCAGCGAAAGGAACATACATTAAATCTCTAACTCTTAGTACAACTATGGGGCCAGGGATCAAGATTGACACTGTAGAAGCGTTTAACGCTGTTTAA